Proteins encoded within one genomic window of Flavobacterium gilvum:
- a CDS encoding carboxylesterase family protein encodes MRLILLYLLTLCAIPTVQAQLKAITDQTEYPFWINLPNQEVLDKKAPVILFLHGKSLSGTNLDRVKRYGVLRAIETGKEIPAIVVAPQLASGPWNPDKLLKLLEYVQNNYNTDLSKVYVCGMSLGGYGTFDFAGKYPDKITAAVAICGGGNTKDACNLATIPLWVIHGNKDYIVPLSESKKMVKAIQTCNPDANLTFTVVKGGNHSSVEHFFREDKIYNWMLEKSKFIP; translated from the coding sequence ATGCGTTTAATTCTACTATACCTACTTACACTTTGTGCTATTCCTACCGTTCAGGCACAGCTAAAAGCCATCACAGACCAAACCGAATATCCTTTCTGGATTAATTTACCCAATCAAGAAGTGTTAGACAAAAAAGCTCCCGTCATTCTTTTTCTACATGGAAAAAGTCTGTCTGGAACCAATTTAGACCGTGTAAAACGATATGGCGTTTTGCGAGCAATAGAAACTGGAAAAGAAATACCAGCCATCGTGGTTGCTCCTCAACTGGCTTCGGGACCTTGGAATCCCGATAAACTTTTGAAACTTCTGGAATATGTGCAAAACAACTACAACACCGATTTATCAAAAGTGTATGTTTGCGGAATGAGTCTTGGTGGTTATGGCACTTTTGATTTTGCAGGCAAATATCCCGATAAAATCACGGCTGCCGTTGCCATTTGCGGAGGCGGAAATACCAAAGACGCTTGTAATCTGGCTACGATTCCGCTGTGGGTTATTCATGGAAACAAAGATTATATTGTCCCGCTTTCGGAATCCAAAAAAATGGTCAAAGCTATCCAAACCTGCAATCCCGATGCCAATCTTACTTTTACAGTTGTGAAAGGAGGAAATCACAGCAGTGTTGAACATTTTTTTAGAGAAGATAAAATCTACAATTGGATGTTAGAAAAATCCAAATTCATACCATAA
- the prmC gene encoding peptide chain release factor N(5)-glutamine methyltransferase yields the protein MKIKEYRTQFIQELASIYDEGEAESFFYLILEEKQQLKRVDLALKPDLVLSDEEIQVWNSILEQLKLEIPIQYLLGKTSFYGLEFEVNSTVLIPRPETEELVDWIIESQKSKDKSQNLKILDIGTGSGCIAVSLAKNLPNAKVFAIDVSEKALATAKKNAESNSVDVTFMEQNILETTDLGQEFDIIVSNPPYVRNLEKEEIKKNVLDNEPHLALFVDDNDALLFYRKIAELAQKNLSVSGELYFEINQYLGEEMVDLLEKMNFKNIELRKDIYGNDRMIFGAH from the coding sequence CATCTATATATGATGAAGGCGAAGCAGAGAGTTTTTTCTATTTGATATTGGAAGAAAAACAGCAATTGAAAAGAGTTGATTTGGCTTTGAAACCTGATTTGGTGCTTTCTGATGAAGAAATTCAGGTTTGGAATTCGATTTTGGAACAATTGAAATTGGAAATTCCGATTCAGTATTTATTAGGGAAAACAAGTTTTTATGGATTGGAATTTGAAGTAAATTCAACCGTTTTGATTCCGAGGCCAGAAACGGAGGAATTGGTCGATTGGATAATTGAAAGTCAAAAGTCAAAAGACAAAAGTCAAAATCTAAAAATTCTAGACATAGGGACAGGAAGTGGATGTATTGCAGTTTCGCTAGCCAAGAATCTTCCAAATGCCAAGGTTTTTGCAATTGATGTTTCCGAAAAAGCTTTGGCGACAGCCAAAAAAAATGCCGAAAGTAATTCGGTTGACGTTACTTTTATGGAGCAAAACATACTTGAGACAACGGATTTAGGTCAGGAATTTGATATCATCGTTTCGAATCCGCCGTATGTTCGAAATCTCGAAAAAGAAGAAATCAAGAAAAATGTTTTAGACAATGAGCCTCATTTAGCGCTTTTTGTCGACGATAATGATGCTTTACTTTTTTACAGAAAAATAGCCGAATTGGCTCAAAAAAACTTGTCTGTTTCAGGAGAATTGTATTTTGAAATCAATCAATATTTGGGAGAAGAAATGGTTGATTTACTTGAAAAAATGAATTTCAAAAACATTGAACTCCGTAAGGATATTTATGGAAACGACAGGATGATTTTTGGAGCGCATTAG
- a CDS encoding ABC transporter permease — translation MMLKLFKENIRIAFGSIRTQLLRTILTVMIIAIGITALVGILTVVAALENTLSSDFASMGANTFNINQYENTSRRRGGKEREIINPIISYPEAVAFKNKYNYPFTETSLSFTATSTAEVRYEALKTDPEIRVLGVDEHFLVNSGLETNMGRNFSNFDISNNTYTCVIGSDFSKGILKDVNPIGKILSIRGAKFKVIGILKEKGSTFGNSQDLRILIPIQVARSLFTAPNINYSLSVMVAKKELLDQAIDYAISSMRRIRKLSPVKDNNFAIVRSDDLINRILSITQYLGFASWIIGIITILGSSIALMNIMIVSVTERTREIGVRKALGAKKSTIAFQFFIETLLIGQIGGLVGIIFGILIGFGLSTAMHFAFVIPWGAIMAAFLTSFIVALVSGLYPAVKSANLDPIEALRYE, via the coding sequence ATGATGCTAAAACTATTCAAAGAAAATATCCGAATTGCTTTTGGTTCTATTCGGACACAGCTATTGCGAACCATTTTGACGGTGATGATTATCGCTATAGGTATTACTGCCTTGGTCGGAATCCTTACGGTTGTTGCGGCGTTGGAGAACACTTTGTCATCGGATTTTGCTTCGATGGGGGCCAATACATTCAACATTAACCAATACGAAAATACCTCCCGTAGACGTGGCGGAAAGGAACGTGAAATCATCAACCCTATTATTTCCTATCCCGAAGCCGTGGCTTTCAAGAATAAATACAATTATCCTTTTACCGAAACCTCGCTGTCCTTTACTGCAACTTCGACTGCCGAAGTGAGATACGAAGCCCTGAAAACCGATCCCGAAATCAGAGTTTTGGGGGTTGACGAACATTTTTTGGTCAATTCGGGACTCGAGACCAATATGGGGCGGAATTTCAGCAATTTCGACATTTCCAACAATACTTACACTTGCGTAATTGGCTCCGATTTTTCTAAAGGAATCCTGAAAGACGTTAACCCGATTGGCAAAATACTTTCGATAAGAGGGGCAAAATTTAAAGTAATCGGAATCCTAAAAGAAAAAGGCTCCACTTTTGGCAATAGCCAAGATTTAAGAATTTTGATTCCGATTCAGGTTGCTCGTTCCTTATTTACCGCTCCAAATATCAACTACAGTTTGAGTGTTATGGTTGCCAAAAAAGAATTATTAGATCAGGCGATCGATTATGCCATCAGCAGCATGCGCAGAATCCGAAAATTAAGCCCCGTAAAAGACAATAATTTCGCTATAGTACGAAGTGATGATTTGATTAACAGAATCCTTAGCATCACACAATATCTAGGATTTGCATCTTGGATCATAGGAATTATCACCATCCTCGGGTCGTCTATCGCCTTGATGAACATTATGATTGTTTCGGTAACGGAACGCACCCGCGAGATTGGCGTCCGAAAAGCTTTGGGCGCAAAAAAATCAACTATTGCTTTTCAGTTTTTTATTGAAACATTGCTGATTGGGCAAATAGGCGGTTTGGTCGGAATTATTTTCGGAATCTTAATCGGTTTTGGACTTTCGACAGCGATGCATTTTGCATTTGTAATTCCGTGGGGAGCCATTATGGCTGCATTTCTAACGAGTTTTATTGTTGCACTTGTTTCGGGTTTGTATCCCGCTGTTAAATCCGCAAATTTGGATCCGATTGAGGCGTTGCGTTATGAATAA
- the hisS gene encoding histidine--tRNA ligase, with the protein MASKPSIPKGTRDFSPAEVAKRQYIIKIIKSNFEKFGFQPIETPSFENSETLMGKYGEEGDRLIFKILNSGDYLAKANETHLEAKDSTRLTSSISEKALRYDLTVPFARYVVQHQSEIEFPFKRYQIQPVWRADRPQKGRFREFFQCDADVVGSKSLWQEVELVQLYDSVFAALGLAGVTIKINNRKILSGIAEVIGASDKLIDFTVALDKLDKIGEDGVKKEMIEKGIAEEAIVKVQPLFNFTGTISEKIEKLSVLLSASEEGLKGVEELRFICDNVINLGLSTASLDLDVTLARGLNYYTGAIFEVAAPKTVAMGSIGGGGRYDDLTGIFGLKNMSGVGISFGLDRIYLVLEELGLFPEAVTSTSKALFINYGEDEAFYSMKAIKELRADGIKVELYPDNVKVGKQFQHADKRFIPYAVIVGGEEMNDNQYSLKNLVSGEQKKVSLQELKDILK; encoded by the coding sequence ATGGCTTCAAAACCAAGTATTCCAAAAGGGACAAGAGATTTTTCACCTGCTGAGGTGGCAAAAAGACAATATATTATCAAAATCATAAAAAGTAATTTCGAAAAATTTGGATTCCAACCTATAGAAACCCCATCTTTTGAAAACTCCGAAACCCTAATGGGGAAATACGGAGAAGAAGGCGATCGTTTGATATTCAAAATATTGAATTCTGGTGATTATTTGGCAAAAGCCAATGAAACCCATTTGGAAGCCAAAGACAGCACACGATTGACATCCAGCATTTCGGAAAAAGCTTTGCGTTATGATTTGACCGTTCCGTTTGCCCGTTACGTTGTGCAACACCAAAGTGAAATTGAATTTCCGTTTAAGAGATACCAAATCCAACCCGTTTGGCGAGCCGACCGTCCTCAAAAAGGGCGTTTCAGAGAATTCTTTCAGTGCGATGCCGATGTTGTGGGGTCAAAATCGCTGTGGCAGGAAGTAGAGTTAGTGCAGTTGTATGACTCGGTTTTTGCAGCTTTGGGTCTTGCAGGCGTTACCATAAAAATCAATAACCGAAAAATTCTTTCGGGAATTGCCGAAGTGATTGGCGCATCAGATAAATTGATCGACTTTACTGTTGCTTTGGATAAACTCGACAAAATAGGCGAGGACGGCGTGAAGAAAGAAATGATTGAAAAAGGAATTGCAGAAGAAGCCATTGTCAAAGTACAGCCTTTGTTCAATTTCACCGGAACAATTTCTGAGAAAATAGAAAAATTATCGGTTTTACTTTCCGCTTCTGAAGAAGGTTTGAAAGGAGTAGAGGAACTACGATTTATATGTGATAATGTTATTAATTTAGGATTGTCTACAGCCAGTTTGGATTTGGACGTAACATTGGCCAGAGGTCTTAATTATTATACCGGAGCCATTTTTGAAGTGGCTGCGCCCAAAACAGTTGCCATGGGTTCCATTGGTGGCGGTGGGCGTTATGATGATTTGACCGGTATTTTTGGCTTGAAAAACATGAGTGGAGTTGGAATTTCTTTCGGACTTGACCGAATCTATCTGGTTCTGGAAGAATTAGGATTGTTTCCCGAAGCAGTAACTTCAACATCCAAAGCATTGTTTATCAATTACGGCGAAGACGAAGCTTTTTATTCGATGAAAGCCATCAAAGAATTGCGAGCCGATGGTATTAAAGTAGAATTGTATCCCGACAATGTAAAAGTGGGAAAACAATTCCAACACGCCGACAAACGATTTATTCCTTATGCAGTAATTGTGGGTGGCGAAGAAATGAATGATAATCAATACAGCTTGAAAAACCTGGTTTCTGGCGAACAGAAAAAAGTGAGTTTACAGGAACTGAAAGATATTTTGAAATAA
- a CDS encoding alpha-N-acetylglucosaminidase encodes MKSTKISFLIVLLFFLVVVKAQSIYQPVKELAQRRIPWLSEKISFSSIPKESGKDVFILQTKNNRLELSASSTSAATKGLGYYLKNYCHRSMSHMGDNLSAVDQLPVIKEPLKIISNADIRFALNYCTINYTMSFYGWKEWEHELDWMALNGVNLVLAPIGVEAVWQNTLQKLGYNEKEILQFIAGPAFSAWWLMGNLQGWGGPITQGIINQQSDLEKKILARMKIFGMQPVMQGFYGMVPNTLKDKGIDILEQGQWAGGFQRPAFLKPDDNFKKIAALYYDEMKKLYGSDLHYFSGDPFHEGGKSGDINVADYGRLVQTEMQNHFSGSTWVLMGWQINPSSKILSKLDKSKVLVQELFGENTANWSSRKGYEGTPFIWCTVTNFGDKNGMYGKLQRFANEVYRANNSEYASLMKGVGIMPEGIHNNPVVYDLVLDLAWHSEKVETSDWIKSFVDARYGKSNKKIQQAWEIFLQTIYISFNKSLEGPPESVFCARPSLKVASVSSWGTRERNYDVVKFKEGVKLFVDASDEMNNSATYQIDKIDFVRQVLANTGEKVYQDMVTAFEQKNINQFSKQSNLFLSMIKMQDSLLSCNEHFQVYSWLKQANDFGKTSIEKSIAVKNAKMQITYWGPDNSDTNLHEYANKEWSGLMGHFYLPRWELFVTRSIAELKGDTSASIPDYFAFEQNWCNKPDMYPPLKISKTKQSQIIKEILK; translated from the coding sequence GGTTATCCGAAAAAATATCTTTTTCATCTATACCGAAAGAAAGCGGGAAGGATGTATTTATTTTGCAAACAAAAAATAACCGTCTTGAATTATCAGCATCAAGCACCAGTGCTGCAACCAAAGGACTAGGATATTATCTTAAAAATTATTGCCATCGTTCCATGTCACATATGGGTGATAATCTTTCTGCTGTTGACCAATTACCTGTAATAAAAGAGCCGCTAAAGATTATATCCAATGCAGATATACGATTTGCTCTGAATTATTGCACCATTAATTACACCATGAGCTTTTATGGCTGGAAAGAGTGGGAACATGAACTAGACTGGATGGCCTTGAATGGTGTAAACTTAGTGTTGGCTCCAATTGGTGTAGAAGCTGTTTGGCAAAATACTTTGCAAAAATTAGGCTATAATGAAAAAGAAATTCTACAATTCATTGCAGGCCCAGCTTTTTCAGCTTGGTGGCTGATGGGCAATTTGCAAGGCTGGGGAGGTCCTATTACCCAAGGCATTATTAATCAACAGTCGGATTTAGAAAAAAAGATATTAGCCAGAATGAAAATATTTGGCATGCAACCCGTGATGCAGGGTTTTTACGGCATGGTGCCCAATACTTTGAAAGATAAAGGAATAGATATATTGGAACAAGGACAATGGGCAGGCGGTTTTCAACGTCCAGCATTTCTCAAACCTGATGATAATTTTAAAAAGATAGCAGCCCTCTATTATGATGAGATGAAAAAGTTGTATGGTAGCGATTTGCATTATTTCTCTGGAGATCCTTTTCATGAAGGAGGAAAATCGGGTGATATCAACGTAGCAGATTATGGACGACTTGTGCAAACCGAAATGCAAAATCATTTTTCTGGGAGTACATGGGTATTGATGGGGTGGCAGATTAATCCTTCATCAAAAATTTTATCAAAGCTGGATAAGTCAAAAGTACTAGTGCAAGAATTGTTTGGAGAAAATACGGCTAATTGGTCTAGCCGAAAAGGATATGAAGGCACACCATTTATCTGGTGTACCGTAACCAACTTTGGAGATAAAAATGGTATGTATGGAAAGCTACAACGTTTTGCCAACGAAGTATACAGGGCAAATAACAGCGAATATGCTTCCCTCATGAAAGGTGTGGGCATTATGCCTGAAGGGATACATAATAATCCTGTAGTGTATGATTTGGTTTTGGATCTTGCCTGGCACTCAGAGAAAGTAGAAACTTCAGATTGGATTAAATCGTTTGTTGATGCTCGTTATGGAAAATCCAATAAAAAAATACAACAGGCTTGGGAGATTTTTTTGCAAACCATTTACATCAGTTTTAATAAATCATTGGAAGGCCCACCTGAGTCGGTATTTTGCGCGAGGCCTTCCTTGAAAGTGGCAAGTGTTTCTTCATGGGGGACAAGAGAGAGGAACTATGATGTTGTGAAATTTAAAGAAGGAGTCAAACTTTTTGTGGATGCCTCAGATGAAATGAACAACAGTGCTACCTATCAAATTGATAAAATAGATTTTGTAAGACAGGTTTTAGCCAATACGGGTGAAAAAGTGTATCAAGATATGGTAACAGCTTTTGAACAAAAAAATATTAACCAGTTTTCAAAACAATCTAACTTGTTTTTGTCTATGATAAAAATGCAAGATTCTTTGTTGAGTTGCAATGAACATTTTCAGGTTTATTCATGGCTAAAACAGGCTAATGATTTTGGAAAAACATCTATCGAGAAAAGTATAGCAGTAAAGAATGCAAAAATGCAGATTACTTATTGGGGACCGGATAATTCAGACACTAATCTTCATGAATATGCAAACAAAGAATGGAGTGGGTTGATGGGGCATTTTTATTTACCAAGATGGGAATTATTTGTAACTAGGTCAATCGCAGAGTTGAAAGGAGATACCTCTGCCTCCATACCTGATTATTTTGCATTTGAACAAAACTGGTGCAATAAACCAGATATGTATCCACCCCTAAAAATTTCAAAAACAAAACAAAGTCAAATTATAAAAGAAATACTAAAATAA
- a CDS encoding glycoside hydrolase family 97 protein — MKKVTFFTITVMLLLVTKSFSADVYTVVSPNGKLKLDIRTADSPKAKGELIYNISYSGNAIILNSNMGINGWDSGFTIEKEERTSNNTTWKPVYGERSVITDNYNQTIFIVKQEGHDTKLHVVVRAYNEGIAFRYVFAERENATGYRRGGDFMKINSDKTTFVVPEKTFCYLTYSAQGNPQLMPIKNWNGEAERPLTLKLDNGLYATLGEAAVVNFCRTKFRVEKGDENIIRSSMYDMVEEYEPLEMPWKLVMVAEKPTDLLANNDIYLNLNPESKIKNTDWIKPGKIIRIVSLTTKDAKTAIDFAEKRKLQYVHFDAGWYGAETLMNSDPSRYDRVDPDRSLVNDLNLEEVVKYAKSKGIGVWVYVNQRALTNHLDEILPLYQSWGVVGIKFGFVNVGSYRWTTWLHEAVAKCAKYNIMVDIHDEYRPTGFSRTYPNLLSQEGVRGNEEFPDANTNTSLPFTRFLCGAADCTVCYFQRKEFKPEIKNEARLLKNTSGHQLATSVVFYSPLQFLYWYDAPADVLDVPELEFFDQLPTVWDDSKILSGNIGESIAVARRSGTKWFVGCMTNNEKRTIDFSFDFLDPSKKYQATIYSDGGEKVKTPTHVKIEKKKISSDSKLKLELLARGGCTMIIEEIKIVDN, encoded by the coding sequence ATGAAAAAAGTAACTTTTTTTACCATAACGGTAATGCTATTATTGGTAACAAAATCTTTTTCCGCTGATGTTTATACGGTAGTGTCTCCCAATGGCAAACTGAAGCTGGATATTCGTACAGCAGATTCTCCAAAAGCCAAGGGGGAATTAATTTATAATATTTCCTATAGTGGAAATGCGATTATCTTAAACTCCAATATGGGAATAAATGGTTGGGATAGCGGGTTCACAATAGAAAAAGAAGAAAGAACTTCTAACAATACAACATGGAAACCTGTTTATGGTGAACGTAGTGTAATAACAGATAATTATAATCAGACAATATTCATCGTTAAACAAGAAGGGCATGACACTAAATTGCATGTTGTTGTTCGTGCCTATAACGAGGGAATCGCTTTTAGATATGTATTTGCAGAAAGAGAAAATGCAACGGGATACAGACGGGGAGGTGATTTTATGAAAATTAACTCCGATAAAACCACCTTTGTGGTACCCGAAAAAACTTTTTGTTATCTCACTTATTCAGCACAAGGGAATCCACAATTGATGCCGATTAAGAATTGGAATGGTGAGGCGGAAAGACCTTTAACATTAAAACTTGATAATGGACTTTATGCCACATTGGGTGAAGCTGCCGTAGTGAATTTTTGTCGCACTAAATTCAGGGTTGAAAAAGGGGATGAAAATATTATTCGCAGTTCAATGTATGACATGGTAGAAGAATATGAGCCCCTTGAAATGCCATGGAAACTGGTTATGGTTGCCGAAAAGCCTACTGATTTATTGGCAAACAATGATATTTACCTGAACTTAAATCCGGAATCAAAAATCAAAAACACGGATTGGATTAAGCCAGGAAAAATTATTCGTATAGTATCACTCACCACAAAGGATGCAAAAACTGCAATTGACTTTGCCGAAAAACGAAAATTGCAATATGTGCATTTTGATGCCGGTTGGTATGGTGCAGAAACATTGATGAATTCAGACCCAAGTAGGTATGACCGAGTAGATCCTGATCGTTCATTGGTAAATGATCTGAATTTGGAAGAAGTCGTGAAATATGCAAAATCGAAAGGTATTGGGGTTTGGGTTTACGTAAACCAAAGAGCACTTACGAATCATCTTGACGAAATTCTTCCGCTCTATCAGTCATGGGGAGTTGTGGGAATTAAATTTGGTTTTGTTAATGTGGGTAGTTATAGATGGACAACATGGCTTCATGAGGCTGTGGCTAAATGCGCCAAATACAATATTATGGTAGATATTCACGACGAATACCGTCCAACTGGTTTTAGTCGTACTTACCCTAACTTACTTTCTCAAGAAGGAGTCCGTGGGAATGAAGAATTTCCAGATGCAAATACAAATACTTCTTTACCTTTTACCCGTTTTCTTTGTGGTGCGGCAGATTGTACAGTATGTTATTTTCAGCGCAAAGAATTTAAACCGGAGATTAAAAATGAAGCTCGTTTATTAAAAAACACTTCAGGACATCAATTAGCAACTTCGGTTGTGTTTTACAGTCCGTTACAATTTTTATATTGGTATGATGCCCCTGCGGATGTACTTGATGTACCGGAATTAGAGTTTTTTGACCAACTGCCAACAGTTTGGGATGACTCCAAAATTTTGAGTGGAAATATAGGAGAATCTATTGCCGTGGCACGTCGTAGCGGGACAAAATGGTTCGTGGGTTGTATGACTAATAATGAGAAACGTACTATTGATTTTTCATTTGATTTCTTAGATCCTTCAAAAAAATATCAGGCAACAATTTATTCTGATGGTGGAGAAAAAGTTAAAACTCCGACCCATGTCAAAATTGAAAAAAAGAAAATATCATCTGATTCAAAATTAAAATTAGAATTGCTTGCAAGAGGTGGTTGCACAATGATTATTGAGGAAATTAAAATAGTCGACAATTAA
- a CDS encoding right-handed parallel beta-helix repeat-containing protein has protein sequence MKKNIVYALIFLWGLSINAQTKIYVSPKGNDNGSGEIKSPLRTIQSAIEKSRKMQGAVVIELLEGNYHVNKTIEVNREDLTIKSYNRQKVSVSGDMVIPVNKAIKIKDKQILSRIDKALVDKIYEIDFGKMGISIERIHAVGFGRASKEGWSELVVNGEPLKMSRWPNDSMEPIGKVLVSGNEKDKETGNLPVFKFDTDRPKRWEKADEVWLSGYFGYGYADDMIPVKKINYQDSTFHMADFTNYQFNSGKPFLQWFAVNLLEEIDTPGEYAIDAKAQKIYFMPKGEIKELRLLTLKAPLFAIENCKNVLVKGLTIENSRGIGVYIENAHNAVVDSCTIRNLGSAGVSMGKGNIPNDNKKLHNMANAGAQISREIGGMAGALYANPVLNRQAGTNNGVSNSYIYDTGAGGVILSGGDRLTLERGNSFVENCQIHDFNRIEKSYRPAVWIDGVGNRVTRCDIFNAPSMAIIFHGNEQVIEYCKITNVCTEIDDQGAIYYGRDPSERGNIIRYNYFKEISPRHSVMATYHDDLACDGKVYGNIYYKAGSKPVMIGGGKDNHYYNNIFINSPYAIHLDNRGNNWGKFMTVKGAIVDQRLNLVNYTQPPYSTAYPELVNYWKEGAEMSLRNVFNGNLFVNIKNVIHGESSMGEFYNNWDTPNDPGFVDINDPLKGFKEDAEVFKKIKDFPKLPFDKIGCTLKKK, from the coding sequence ATGAAAAAAAATATAGTTTATGCTTTGATATTTTTGTGGGGGCTGAGTATAAATGCCCAAACAAAAATTTATGTATCTCCAAAAGGGAATGATAATGGGAGCGGAGAAATAAAATCGCCATTACGGACTATTCAATCTGCTATCGAAAAAAGTCGTAAAATGCAGGGAGCTGTTGTCATTGAACTTCTTGAAGGCAATTATCATGTGAATAAAACGATCGAAGTCAATAGAGAAGATTTAACAATCAAATCTTATAATAGACAAAAAGTTTCTGTGTCAGGAGATATGGTAATTCCAGTAAATAAAGCAATCAAAATAAAAGATAAACAAATTCTTAGTCGGATTGACAAGGCTCTTGTTGACAAAATTTATGAAATTGATTTTGGGAAAATGGGTATTTCCATAGAAAGGATACATGCTGTGGGATTTGGTCGTGCGAGTAAAGAAGGCTGGAGCGAATTAGTAGTCAATGGGGAACCGTTAAAAATGTCAAGATGGCCAAATGACTCTATGGAACCTATTGGGAAAGTACTGGTTAGTGGAAATGAAAAAGATAAAGAAACAGGAAATCTACCCGTCTTTAAATTTGATACTGATCGGCCAAAACGTTGGGAAAAAGCAGACGAAGTATGGTTGTCTGGTTATTTCGGGTATGGGTATGCCGATGATATGATTCCTGTGAAAAAAATAAATTATCAGGATAGTACTTTTCATATGGCCGATTTTACGAATTATCAGTTTAATTCGGGGAAGCCTTTTTTGCAATGGTTCGCAGTTAATCTTTTGGAAGAAATTGATACGCCAGGTGAATATGCAATTGATGCAAAGGCGCAAAAGATATATTTCATGCCGAAAGGCGAAATTAAAGAATTACGATTACTGACATTAAAAGCGCCTCTTTTTGCTATAGAAAATTGTAAAAATGTCTTAGTTAAAGGATTAACGATTGAGAATTCTAGAGGCATTGGAGTTTATATCGAGAATGCACATAATGCTGTTGTTGACTCTTGTACGATAAGAAATTTAGGAAGCGCTGGTGTTAGTATGGGCAAAGGTAATATACCCAATGATAACAAAAAACTGCACAATATGGCAAATGCCGGAGCTCAAATTTCAAGAGAAATTGGAGGAATGGCAGGCGCTCTGTATGCTAATCCGGTTTTGAACCGTCAGGCAGGAACAAATAACGGTGTGTCAAATAGCTACATTTATGATACGGGTGCCGGAGGTGTTATTCTTAGCGGAGGCGACCGTCTCACTCTTGAAAGAGGAAATAGTTTTGTAGAGAACTGTCAAATACATGATTTTAACCGTATTGAAAAATCGTATAGGCCAGCAGTATGGATCGATGGAGTAGGAAATAGGGTCACTCGTTGTGATATATTTAATGCGCCAAGTATGGCTATTATTTTTCATGGAAATGAGCAGGTTATAGAATATTGTAAAATAACCAATGTATGTACCGAAATTGATGACCAAGGAGCTATTTATTATGGAAGAGATCCTTCTGAAAGGGGAAATATTATTCGTTATAATTATTTTAAAGAGATAAGTCCAAGACACAGTGTTATGGCGACTTACCACGATGATTTGGCTTGTGATGGAAAAGTTTACGGTAACATTTATTACAAAGCAGGTTCTAAGCCTGTGATGATAGGAGGCGGAAAAGACAATCATTATTACAATAATATTTTTATAAATTCTCCTTATGCAATTCATTTGGATAATCGCGGTAACAATTGGGGGAAATTTATGACTGTAAAAGGAGCTATTGTTGATCAAAGATTAAATCTGGTGAATTATACCCAGCCTCCCTATTCAACGGCCTATCCTGAACTGGTGAATTATTGGAAAGAAGGAGCTGAAATGTCGTTACGTAATGTTTTTAATGGTAATTTATTTGTAAATATCAAAAACGTAATTCATGGAGAAAGCTCAATGGGAGAATTTTATAATAATTGGGATACACCAAATGATCCTGGTTTTGTAGACATAAATGATCCTTTAAAAGGATTTAAAGAAGATGCCGAAGTTTTTAAAAAAATTAAAGATTTTCCCAAATTACCTTTTGACAAAATCGGGTGTACCTTAAAAAAAAAATAA